Within the Desulfobacterales bacterium genome, the region GCGGCAATTGCCGGCCCGATAATCCGCTCCTCCTCATCGCCGAACAGCCCACTCTCCCCGGCATGGGGATTGAGTCCGGCCACCGCGACCCGGGGGGCGCGAATCCCGAAATCCTGTTTCAAGGAACGACCGGTGAGCATGATCACCCGCAATACCTCCTCCCGGGTCAACAAGGCGGGTACCGCGCCCAGGGCCACATGGATGGTCACCAGGGTGACCCTGAGCCGGCTGCCGGCCATCATCATCGCATAATCAGAGACCCGGCAGAGCGAGGCCAGCATCTCGGTATGTCCGGAAAAGGGATAGCCGCCCAGCCGCAGTCCGGTCTTGGTGATCGGACAGGTGGTGATCGCGGCCAGGGTATCATTCTGAACAAGCCGGACCGCCTCCTGGATATAGCGGCCCATGGCCCGGCCGGTTTCCAGGGTCGGCCGGCCCGGGCCCAGGGACGAGGGCTCGAGCCGGGATAGTTCAAGGACCGCCACTGTGCCCGGTGCTTGCAGGGCCGCTCTGGTCGGGCTCCAGGGCACGATTTCAAGCCCCAGGGAAAGGGCCCGGGCAGTACGGGCAAGCACCCCGGGATCACCCAGCACCACGGGTTGAAAAGAAGTTGGTTGAGGAGCGGCTTTAAGAAATTTTAGAATAATCTCCGGGCCGATGCCCACGGGACAGCCCATGGTAATACCGATGTAGCGGGGATCTGCCATAATGCGTTACCTGCGGGTAAAGGGGTGGTGGCCCGGTTGTCAGCCAAGGCCCTGATCAAAGGCGTTTCTGACCAGTTCGATCCGGACCGGACCGGCCGTTGGTCCTGTTCCGCCGGTCATCAGGACCCCGACCACATCAAAACGGACCGGGCGGTTACGCAGCCCCTTGCGGCCCAGGTACTCCAGGGCCGCCTTGACCAACTGCCGTTGCTTGCGCACGGTTACCGCCTCCAGGGGTCCGCCGAAGCCGACCCCGGTCCTGGTCTTGACCTCGACAAAGACCAGGACCGGGCCATCCCTTGCCACAATATCGAGTTCACCGGTGCTGAGCCGGCAGTTGCGCTCCAGAATCCGGTAGCCCAGACCGCGGAGATGGGCTGCTGCCAATTCCTCCCCTTTTTTGCCCAGCGCGATTCTCGCTTCGCTCATCGGCCTGATGGCTCCATTGGTTCCGGCAGCAGGATAATCCCTTATCTGAAGTGTTCACCAGCACCCGGTCTTCGCACGATCAGGCCGGCTCACATAGGCATACCATGGGTTCGCCGGCCGGCTAACCGCCGGTCACCCCCTTGAAACTGCGCCGGTGGA harbors:
- the pdxA gene encoding 4-hydroxythreonine-4-phosphate dehydrogenase PdxA, which codes for MADPRYIGITMGCPVGIGPEIILKFLKAAPQPTSFQPVVLGDPGVLARTARALSLGLEIVPWSPTRAALQAPGTVAVLELSRLEPSSLGPGRPTLETGRAMGRYIQEAVRLVQNDTLAAITTCPITKTGLRLGGYPFSGHTEMLASLCRVSDYAMMMAGSRLRVTLVTIHVALGAVPALLTREEVLRVIMLTGRSLKQDFGIRAPRVAVAGLNPHAGESGLFGDEEERIIGPAIAAAEASGLAVSGPFPPDTVFHRAGAGDFDAVVCMYHDQGLIPFKLLHFVDGVNVTIGLPLVRTSVDHGTAYDIAGQGKADPSSLAAAYGLAEDIVSSRSQMTEDR
- a CDS encoding YraN family protein, whose product is MSEARIALGKKGEELAAAHLRGLGYRILERNCRLSTGELDIVARDGPVLVFVEVKTRTGVGFGGPLEAVTVRKQRQLVKAALEYLGRKGLRNRPVRFDVVGVLMTGGTGPTAGPVRIELVRNAFDQGLG